One genomic segment of Lampris incognitus isolate fLamInc1 chromosome 2, fLamInc1.hap2, whole genome shotgun sequence includes these proteins:
- the LOC130108017 gene encoding sodium-dependent lysophosphatidylcholine symporter 1-like, with protein sequence CSCGCAFVDTSLVPCRVHPLTQRKAFLTSALVMAALFFLCTVLLFLGVKEQRALLSSRDKVRVSYRSSIKMLVRHVPYQRLVLGFIFSALAFQMSLGNFALFCSHAAGLGAQFQHLLLVLLAAASIAVPVWQAVLVRIGKKATVFIGLTLFIPPLIVIACMPSNLPVFMTMCVVMGFSLATMFLLPWSMLPDVVEDFAVRNPSYTDLEPLFFSCYAFCSKLGGGLSAGISTLTLHFVGYRSNACDHGDGVATALTVLFTPVPITLLLVGLAFFYSYPINERQRSQPQTEPDPEPLEATLSDGQEAAGEPQSTTGARASSRPKSQPTRRGLPLSNSSPRVRSKNHHQRGGVESNGSSSRRKTTSAEHAGSMFVAQSQVNPKWREPRAHPYQQASESKPKNNSTKLGFGSFSDRSAVKSKVTWV encoded by the exons TGCTCCTGCGGATGTGCGTTTGTGGACACTTCACTTGTGCCGTGCCGCGTACATCCGCTCACTCAGCGAAAGGCTTTCCTGACCTCGGCGCTGGTCATGGCCGCGTTGTTTTTCCTGTGCACCGTGCTCCTCTTCCTCGGGGTGAAAGAGCAGAGGG CCCTTCTCTCCTCTCGTGATAAAGTGAGAGTGTCCTACCGTTCCTCCATTAAGATGTTGGTGCGCCACGTTCCTTACCAGCGACTGGTGCTGGGCTTTATCTTCAGTGCACTGGCGTTCCAG ATGTCCCTGGGTAACTTTGCACTGTTTTGCAGCCATGCAGCCGGACTGGGAGCCCAGTTCCAGCACCTTCTACTGGTTCTACTG gctgCTGCATCCATAGCAGTCCCGgtatggcaagccgtcctggtgcGGATAGGGAAAAAGGCCACAGTCTTCATTGGACTTACA CTGTTCATCCCACCGCTGATCGTGATCGCCTGCATGCCCAGCAACCTGCCAGTCTTCATGACTATGTGCGTTGTGATGGGATTCAGTTTGGCAACCATGTTCCTGTTACCCTG GTCCATGCTCCCGGATGTGGTGGAGGACTTTGCCGTGAGAAACCCCTCATACACGGACTTGGAGCCCCTGTTTTTCTCCTGTTATGCCTTCTGCAGTAAGCTAGGGGGAGGCCTGTCTGCAGGAATCTCCACGCTGACGTTACA CTTTGTGGGTTACAGATCCAACGCATGTGACCACGGTGACGGTGTGGCGACCGCTCTGACCGTGCTGTTTACACCGGTTCCCATCACACTGCTGCTGGTGGGACTGGCCTTTTTCTACTCCTACCCGATCAATGAGCGGCAACGCTCCCAACCCCAGACCGAGCCGGACCCGGAGCC CTTGGAAGCGACCCTCTCAGACGGACAGGAGGCGGCAGGAGAACCACAGTCCACAACAGGAGCAAGAGCTTCATCACGTCCAAAGTCACAGCCGACCAGGCGGGGCCTTCCCCTATCAAACTCCTCACCCCGTGTTCGCAGTAAGAACCACCACCAGAGAGGCGGGGTTGAGTCAAATGGCTCGTCCAGCAGGCGGAAAACCACCTCTGCAGAACACGCCGGCTCCATGTTTGTTGCCCAGTCACAAGTGAATCCCAAATGGCGCGAGCCGAGAGCCCACCCGTATCAGCAGGCATCTGAAAGTAAACCGAAAAACAATTCAACTAAACTTGGCTTTGGCTCTTTTTCTGACAGGTCAGCTGTGAAATCCAAAGTCACGTGGGTGTAG
- the LOC130106976 gene encoding peptidyl-prolyl cis-trans isomerase FKBP1A-like, protein MGVEIETITPGDGQTFPKKGQRVVVHYVGTLTNGTTFDSSRDRGKPFKFKIGHREVIRGWEEGVVQMSVGQRAWLTCSPDFAYGSKGHPGVIPPNATLIFDVELLGIEA, encoded by the exons ATGGGAGTCGAAATTGAGACGATAACCCCCGGCGACG GACAAACGTTCCCGAAGAAGGGGCAGCGCGTCGTTGTGCACTATGTCG GGACGCTGACTAACGGAACCACCTTCGACTCGTCCAGGGACCGGGGGAAGCCTTTCAAATTCAAGATCGGACACCGGGAGGTGATCCGCGGCTGGGAAGAGGGGGTAGTGCAG ATGAGCGTAGGCCAGCGGGCTTGGTTGACCTGCTCACCAGACTTTGCGTATGGCAGCAAAGGGCACCCAGGGGTTATCCCACCTAATGCCACTCTCATCTTTGACGTGGAGCTGCTTGGCATTGAAGCCTGA
- the LOC130108416 gene encoding syntaphilin yields the protein MSLNPSVTRKPSSTGQRRRSVGTAAGSGRYSHSDTSSTHTYPGRGRVVDGSPAARTYPSTPRRQAKHAACSDNHGIRPPTPEQYLTPLQQKEVCIRHLRARLRENVERLQHRDCEIDDLRSQLYRMQEDWIEEECHRVEAQLALKEARKEIQHLKEVVESVKTNLNVKEQDPHDQKPYLGLKGARTGGKSRSCGCSPANTLSRSATYTRLSGEALALQLERNLNAPGVSGASRPPGQTHLLLEAALLSEQLPPPGHTRGPPTVPRSSTYEKLCSGGAVLPISHSCHTLSSSCRCSGHTYHPHHHLFLHLPQEEAPPAAAPPAPAPPPAPPPVPAPPTISVPIPNPPAAERKPEVHSQACSPTMTWLSEEGGGEELSVISLAAANVTTAEPCLLPPCLPSVFTYSLEPPLPDQVVETSKVPTVPQTHQPQPAAQPPERQEATVVEITEDEENEDETEDVSGATNEESSPQLCHWSRYFLVDLLALAMPVVPTMAWLCRGRPRDVLPVYHIGSMLRGCCAVALHSLRRRSAGRGRGPSSMNGTTPI from the exons ATGTCCCTCAATCCATCAGTCACTCGTAAGCCGTCCTCCACAGGCCAGCGCAG GCGCTCAGTGGGCACTGCTGCTGGCAGTGGGCGATATTCCCACAGTGACACATCCAGTACACACACCTATCCTGGTCGGGGTAGGGTAGTTGATGGCAGCCCAGCGGCCCGAACTTACCCCAGTACACCAAG GCGACAGGCGAAGCATGCGGCCTGCAGCGATAACCATGGCATCAGGCCCCCTACCCCGGAGCAATACCTCACACCCCTGCAACAGAAGGAGGTGTGCATTCGCCACCTCCGCGCCAGGCTGAGGGAGAACGTGGAGAGACTGCAGCACAG GGACTGTGAGATCGACGACCTGAGGAGCCAGCTTTACCGCATGCAGGAGGACTGGATAGAGGAGGAATGCCATCGTGTGGAGGCTCAGCTGGCCCTGAAAGAGGCCCGCAAGGAGATCCAGCACCTGAAGGAGGTGGTGGAGTCAGTGAAGACCAACCTCAATGTCAAAGAGCAAGACCCACATGATCAGAAGCCATACCTGGGGCTGAAGGGAGCTCGGACAGGTGGGAAATCCCGGTCCTGTGGCTGTTCGCCGGCCAACACCCTGAGCCGCAGCGCCACCTACACCCGCCTGAGTGGCGAGGCACTGGCTCTGCAGCTGGAGCGCAACCTGAATGCTCCGGGGGTCAGTGGAGCCTCCCGGCCACCAGGGCAAACCCACCTGCTCCTGGAGGCCGCCCTCCTTTCGGAACAGCTGCCCCCGCCCGGTCACACAAGAGGTCCCCCAACCGTCCCGCGCTCCTCCACCTATGAGAAGCTGTGCAGCGGCGGAGCAGTGCTGCCAATCTCACACTCCTGCCACACTCTCAGTAGCAGCTGCCGGTGCAGCGGTCACAcctaccacccccaccaccacctgtttcTACACCTGCCCCAGGAGGAGGCCCCTCCAGCAGCTGCACCTCCcgctcctgctcctccccctgCTCCTCCCCCTGTTCCTGCTCCTCCCACCATTTCCGTCCCAATCCCAAACCCTCCTGCagctgagaggaaaccggaggtCCACTCGCAGGCCTGCAGCCCCACCATGACATGGCTCTCAGAGGAAGGCGGAGGCGAGGAGCTGAGCGTCATTTCTTTAGCGGCAGCCAACGTCACCACCGCCGAGCCGTGTCTGCTTCCACCCTGCTTGCCTTCTGTGTTTACCTACAGCTTAGAGCCGCCGCTGCCTGACCAGGTGGTGGAGACGTCAAAGGTGCCGACGGTGCCCCAAACCCACCAGCCTCAGCCTGCAGCACAGCCACCGGAGAGGCAGGAAGCCACCGTCGTGGAGATAACAGAGGACGAGGAGAACGAGGATGAGACTGAGGATGTCAGCGGGGCCACCAACGAGGAGTCTTCCCCCCAGTTGTGTCACTGGAGCCGATACTTTCTGGTAGATCTGTTGGCATTGGCCATGCCTGTGGTCCCAACGATGGCCTGGCTGTGTCGAGGGAGACCCCGGGACGTCTTGCCCGTGTACCATATCGGGTCTATGCTAAGAGGCTGCTGCGCTGTGGCCCTCCATTCTCTTCGCCGCCGGAGCGCAGGCAGAGGACGGGGGCCCAGCAGCATGAATGGGACAACACCCATCTGA